Within Meiothermus sp. Pnk-1, the genomic segment ATTTCCGGGTTGGGCCGGGTCTCCTCCACCTGGATGAGCCGCCCGTCCCGCAGATAGAGCACACGTTCGGCTTTCCGGGCCAGCTCGAGGTCGTGCGTCACCAGGATCACCGTGCGGCCCTGGCGGGCCTGCGCGCTGAGCAGTTCCACCACCTTGGTTCCTGAGCCAGAGTCCAGGTTCCCGGTGGGCTCGTCGGCAAAGAGGATCGGCGGGTTAAGGGCCAGCGCGCGGGCGATGGCCACGCGTTGCTGCTCACCGCCAGAGAGCTTATTGGGCAGGTGATGGGCCCGTCTTTCCAGTCCCACGCTGGCCAGAAGAGCCGCGGCGCGGGATTTGCGCTCGCGCTGAGGGATTCCCGCCAGCATCATCGGGAAGGCCACGTTCTCCCAGGCGGTGAGGGTCGGCACCAGGTTCCACTGCTGGAACACGAAGCCCATGTGCTTGAGCCGTACTTCCGAGCGGGCATCCTCGGAGAGCCTCGAGAGCACCGTGCCGTCTAAGCGCACCCCGCCCTCGGTGGGCACGTCGAAGCCCGCCAGCAGGTTCAAAAGCGTGGTCTTGCCCGAGCCCGAAGGCCCCACGATGGCGGTGAGGCCGGTGGGAAAGCGAAAGCTGAAATGATCCACCGCCACCACGTCGATCTCTCCTTGGTGGTAGCGTTTGTGTAGCTGGACGGCTTCTAGCATAGGTTCTCGTCCGCGAAGGCCGCTTGATGGGCTGAGGGGTAGCATACTACCGATGGGCCTCCGGGACTAAATGCGCCCCAGTGCCTCCACCACCGGGATGCGGCTGGCGGTACGGGCCGGGAGAAACCCGGCCAGCAAGCCCAACACTACCGCGACCAGCATAGCGAATAGCGCAAGCCGGAAGGTCACTGCGGAGAGGGCCAGGCCCACCTCGCGCACCGTGTACCAGTTGACCGCCGCAGAGGCCAGCCCACCCAGCCCTAGCCCCACCAGCCCACCCGCCAGCCCTAGCCACAGGGCTTCTAAAAGCACCAGGCCGAAGATAAATCCCCGCTTAGCTCCCAGAGCCCGCATCAGGCCGAACTCGCGGATGCGCTCGTAGACCGACATCATCACCGTGTTGGCCACCAACAGCCCGCCCACCACCAACGCCACCAGGCTGATGCCGAAGCGCACCAGGTCGGAGATCCGCACCGCCCGCTCGGCAAAGCGCAGCACGTCGCCGGTGGTCTGGGCGCTCACGCCGGGGATGCGTTCCTGAATGGCCTTGGCCACCTCCTCGGCCTTGCTGCCTTCGTGCAGAGAGAGCGCGATCGCGGTGTAGTTTGGGGTGTCGAGGGCCGCGCGTACGGCGCTCGCCGGTACGTAGATCACGTTGTCAGAAAGACCGCCGACGGGCTGCAAGATGCCCTCTACCCGGAGCGAGACACGGGGGGAGAGGCGCAGGGTCTTGCCGAGGGTGAGGCGGTTGCGCTCGGCGATCCGGCTGCCCACCACCGCGCCCCGGGGGCTGGGAGTGAGCGCCCCCTGGCGTACCGTCAAATGGGGATAGAGGGTTTTGGGGCTGACGCCGTCGGGGAGCCCCTGGAAGATAAAGGTACTCTGGGGGTCGAAGCCCCCTCGGGTGAGCACCACGTAGGGGATCGCCCGAACAATGCCCAACTCGCCCGCCAAGCCCTCGAGCTTCCGCACCGTGTCGGGGCCTAGCTCGGGGTAGCCGGGGCTGAAGGCCTCGACCCCCTCAGGGAGCACCAGGATGGCCGGGCCGACGCTGGAGAGTTCGGAGCTCAGCGCCCGGCGCAGACCTTCACCAAAGGATAGAAAGAGCACCATCGAGGCCGTCGAGACCACGATCCCCAGCAGGGTCAGGATGCTGCGGACGGGCCGGGCCCGCAGGTTTCGGTAGACCAGGGCGAGGACTTCCATCCCCTAAGGATACCCGCTGAATCCCGGCAGACGTTGGGCTAGGCTAAGGAGCCGTGAGCGCTGAGGTTTTCCCGTCCAGCTTTTGGCGCCTCGAATGCACCCTTTGCGGGGCCTGCTGTGCTGCGCCGGACATCTCTGCCTTGCGCAAGCCCCTGGGGGTTCCTTGTCAGCACCTGGACTCGAGCTGCCGGTGCACCATCTACGTCGATCGCCCCCAGGTCTGCCGCAGCTATACCCCGGACTGGGTCTGCGGCGAGGTGGCCCCGCTACCGACCCTCGCCGAGCGAGTCCGGCGCTACTTGGAGATCTACGGGCTCGAGTGCGCGGCCAGAAAGCTTGCCACTTCGGCCTCTGTGGGGAGCGAGGGCTGAGCCCCTTCCTGGGTCGTCGCCAGGGCTCCGGCGGCGCTGGCCCAGCGCAGGGCGGGGGCTAGGGCTTCTCCCTTGGCCAACCGGCTGGCTAGCATCCCCACGAAGGCATCCCCGGCCGCCGTCGTATCCACCGGCTGGACCGGGAAGGCCGGGACGTAGCCTTGCCCGCTGGAATCCGCCCAGACACAGCCCTCTGCCCCCAGGGTGATGACCGCGCTGGAGACCCGCTGGCACAAACCCTGCGCTGCCGCCAAAGCCCCCTCGAGGCCCTCCGGCGCTTTTCGCCCCAGCACCACCCCCGCCTCGAACTCGTTGACCACCAGCAGGTTCACGTCGCGGAGTTCGTCGGCGGTGAGGTTTCGCGCCGGGGCCGCGTTCAGGATTACCTGCGCCCCGGCTTCCCGGCCCCGGCGGGCCGCCTCGAGCGCGGTGGGAAGGGGGACCTCGAGCTGCAAAAGCACCACTTTCGCGCCTTGGAACGCCTCGGCGTTCAGGTCTTCCGGCAAGAGCCGATAGTTGCTCCCCGGCGCCACGATGATGCTGTTTTGCCCTTGGGCGTTCACCGCGATGAAGGCGACCCCGCTAGGGCCTTCCATGCGCTTGATCCAACGGGTGTCTATCCCGTCTTGGGCGAGCCCCTCCAAAAGCTGTGCGCCGAAGCCGTCGCTGCCCAAGCATCCGACCATCCGCACCGAACCGCCTGCTCGGGCCGCCGCCACTGCCTGGTTGGCTCCTTTCCCGCCGGGGAAGGTCTGGTAATCCGAGCCCAGCAGGGTCTCGCCGGGGAGGGGGTGGCGCTCGAGGTGCACCACCAAGTCCATGTTGATGCTGCCCACCACGATGATGTCTGGCACGTCTACAAACTACCACGCGGCTAAGAAGGAAGCCTGATACTCATGAGGTTGGTGCAACTGAGTTCCCTCCCACTGATTTGGGGCCCCCATGGAAGACGCTTTATCGATCCAGGAGAGAAAAAAATCGCCTTCCGCCTTCCACAACAAGCCTAAGTTGAGAAGTGGGGTACTTAGTGCACCCCGGCCTCGGTGATGGCTGCCGCCGAGTTGAGGGCGAAGCGCACGTTGCCACGGAACTCGTTGAGGTTGGTAGCGTTGACGTAGGTCATGGCGCTTTGTAGACCCTCGCGCAGCCTCGAGACCGCCTCTCGCGCGTCTTTGTGAAAAGCCCGCAGGGTCTGCGAGGAGCCCTCGATGTAGTTGCGCTTCTCGGTCACCAGCGAGGAGGCCATGCCGAAGAGCAACACCCCCTCGAGGTGACCGTCCTTTTTGATCAGCACCTCGTCTTCGAAAGACCCCGAGGCGAAGAACTTGCCCATCATCACCCCTTCGCTATAGGCCAGGGCCTTCACGAAGTCGCCCGAGGCATTCACCCCGCCGTCGGCGATGATCTGGGCGTCGGTGTAACCGGCGTGGTTGCGGAAGCGGTAGATCTCCTCGAGCAACGAGAGTTGCCCCACTCCCACCCCGGTGTTGATCCGCGTCGTGCAGACCGAGCCTGGCCCCACCCCCACCTTGATGGCGAAGTGCTTGAACCCCGAGAGCTTCATCAACCAGTAGGCATAGGCAAAGCCCTCGATGCTGCCCACATTCCCTAAGATGATCCCGCTTTCTACGCCTTGCGAGCGGATTTTAGCCAGCACCGGCAACACTGCCGCGTTGGCCCCGTGGGCGATATCAATAGAGGCGAAAGCCAAGTTGGGCTGCTGGAACAGCTCGTGTAGAAAGGCTTCGTCTTCGTGGATGCCGAGGGCCGCTCCGACCAAGGCCGGGGCGCTGGCTTTGACGTCCTGAATGCGCTCTATATCGGAAAGGCCCACCCTGGGCAGGATGTGGATTCCGCCGTTTCCTCCGTCCCACACGTCTCGGGCGAACCTCGAGCGCATCATGCTCATGGAGGCGCCGAAGGCCGGGAAGATCTCCTGGGGGCCGCGCAGGGTGTAAAAAAGCTGCCGGGTGTTTACCTGACTGCGCGAGATGGGGCGAGTGAGAAAGGTGGGGATGATGGACTTGTCGGCGAAGGTGTAATAGGTCTCGAGGCGGGGGAAGGGATAGCTGGCGATGGCGGTCTGGGCCTGCTCGAGGGCCTGGTGCGACAGCTGATCCAGCGCGGTTGTATCCACGAACCGTCATTGTAGCTCAGATAACCGACGAGCGTCTATGTATCATGGGTTTATGGTCACGCTCGAGCATCAGATCGTCGCCCCGCAGAAAAAGCGGTGGACAGTGGATGAGCTGTTGGCGATGGAAAAGGCGGGCCTGCTCGACCCTGAAAAGCGCATCGAACTCCTGGATGGCGAGGTGTACGAGATGCCCCCCACTAGTGAAGGCCATGCCAGTAGCGTAGACTGGCTGGTTCGTTTATTCCTCAAGCAATTCGATGAGCGGGCGGTGGTGCGAAGCCAGAATCCTATACGCCTCGATGATGAAGACCTTCCCCTACCGGACTTGGCTCTTCTGGAATGGAAAGAAGATTTTTATCGTCAGGGGCACCCCAGACCGGAAAACGTTTATTTGGTGGTCGAGGTCTCGGATGCCACCCTTTGGTTTGACCGAAGCAGCAAGCTCAAACGTTATGCCAAAGCTGGGCTTCGTGAGGTCTGGATCGTCAACCTCAAAGACCGGCAGACCGAGGTTTTCCGCGACCCCTCGGGCGAAGAGTACCTGACCCGTTTTGTGGTCAAGCCAGGAGAATCGGTAGCACCGCTGGCCTTCCCCGATGATCCGATCCCCCCGCTGTAAGGTTTTTTTCGCCTTTACATCTGCATAAAGCCCTTGTATATTCAAATCCAGATGCGACGCCCTGCTCGAGCTACCCGCTGAGGGCACCCTTTCTAAGGAAAGGGGCCCTTAGGGTTTGCGAGGGTGGGGTTCGTTTTTTATGCTGTTGGGGCTTGAAAGGAACCTGTCATGTACATGACGACCGCCGAAATCCGTGAGAAATACCTACAGTTCTTCCAGTCGAAGGGCCATCTTCGGCTTCCCTCCTTCAGCGTCATCCCCCAGGACGACCCCTCGCTGTTGTTCATCAACGCGGGCATGACCCCACTTAAACCCTACTTTCTGGGTAAAACCCCGATCTTTCACACCCCCGAGGGCGAGAAGGTCTCTTACCGGGTGACCACTTGCCAGAAGTGCGTGCGCACCGGCGACATAGAAAACGTAGGCCGTACCAACCGGCACCAGACGGTCTTCGAGATGCTAGGAAACTTCAGCTTCGGGGACTACTTCAAGAAAGAGGCGATCCTCTGGGCCTGGGAGTTCCTGACCGATAAGCGGTGGTTGGGCCTCGAGCCGGAGCGCATCTATGTGACTATCTACGAGGAGGACGACGAGGCGTTTGAGTACTGGACCCAAGACGTCGGGTTGCCGCCGGAGCGCCTGCACCGCTTTGGTGCCGATGAGAATTTCTGGCCCGCCGACGCTCCCAGCAAAGGCCCCAACGGGCCCTGCGGGCCGTGCTCGGAGATCTACTACGACCGGGGGCCGGAGTTTGGCGCGGATACCTGGGCCGATTACTACCAGACCCGCGAGAGCAACCGCTTCGTGGAGATTTGGAACCTGGTTTTCCCTCAGTACGACCGCAAGGACGGCGGGGTGCTTGAGCCTTTGCCCAAGCCCAACATCGACACCGGGATGGGCCTGGCGCGGGTGGCGATGGTCTTGCAGGGCGTGACCGACTTCTACGAGACCGACGAGTTCCAGCCGCTCATCGGGCGGGTCGTCGAGCTAAGCGGGGTGAGCTACGAGGGGCCTGCCTCGGTGGCCCACCGGGTTATCGCCGAGCACGCCCGCGCGGTGAGCTTTATCCTCTCGGACGGCGTCACCTTCTCCAACACCGGGCGCGGCTACGTGGTGCGCCGCCTGCTGCGCCGGGCGGTGCGGTATGGCTACTTGCTGGGCCTGCGCGAGGCGTTCATGTACAAGCTGGCCGAGACCGTGGCCGAAGTGATGGGGGGGGTGTACCCTGAGCTAAGGGAAAACCTCGAGAGCGTGCAGCGGCAGATCCGGTTGGAGGAGGAGCGCTTCTTCGAGACCCTCGAGCAGGGCGTGGAGCGCTTGGATGCTTTGCTGTCGGGGCTCGAGCCCGGCGATACCCTCTCCGGCGAGGAGGCTTTCCGGCTGTACGACACCTACGGTTTTCCCTTGGACCTCACCCTCGAGATCGCCGACGAGCGCGGGGTCAAGGTGGACACCGAGGGCTTCGAGCGGGCCCTCGAGCAGGCTCAGGAACTCGCTCGACAGCGCGCGGCCTTCGACAAGGACGTGTTCAAACGGCCCAACGAAGCCCTGCTGGCGTTGGCCAAGGACTATGGCGGTACCGTTTTCGTGGGCTACGAGCGCACCGAGGAGACCGCCCAGGTCAAGCTCTTGTTGGCAGGGAATCAGTCCCTCGACGAGGCCCCCGCCGGGACCGAAGTGCAGGTGGTGCTCGACCGGACCCCCTTTTACGCCGAGGGCGGCGGTCAGGTGGGCGACTCGGGGGTGTTGGAGTGGGCTGGGGGCTGGGCCAAGGTTTCCACCACCCAGAAAAACCCCGACGGCATCTACCTCCACTTGGCTAAGGTAGAGGAAGGGACTCTCAAAGCGGGTACCACCGTGCGGGCTTTGGTAGACCCCCACCGCCGCGATACCGAGAAGAACCACACCGCCACCCACCTCCTGCACGCCGCCTTGCGCGCGGTCTTGGGGGGCCATGTCCGCCAGGCGGGGAGCTACGTGGGGCCGGACCGGCTGCGCTTTGACTTCACCCACCCCGAGCCGGTGAGCCCACGGGAGCTGGCCCGGATCGAGCTGTTGGTGAACCGCTGGATCCAGGCCGATTTCCCGGTTAGCTACACTTACAAACCGCTCGAGGAGGCCAAAAGGGAAGGGGCCATGGCCCTATTCGGGGAGAAATACGCCGACGTGGTGCGGGTGGTGGCGGTGGAGGGCACGGTGGACAACATCTCCTCCAAGGAACTTTGCGGCGGTTGCCACGTGCGCCGCACGGGAGAGATCGGGGTGTTCGTGATCCGCTTCGAGGAGGCGGTCTCGGCGGGGGTGCGCCGGATCGAGGCGCTCACCGGCACCGGGGCCGTTCAGTACGTGCGGGAGAACCTGGGGTTGCTCCAGGGCCTGGCCCGCGAGTTCGGGGTGAACCCAGAGGGCTTGCCGGAGCGTTTGGGTAAGCTCCAAAGCGAGATAAAAGCCCGCGAAAAGGAGATCGAGCGGCTCCGGCGGGAACTGGCCCGGGCCCAGCTGGGCGGCGGGGCGGCCTCCGCGCTCAAAGAAGCGGGCGGCTACAAGTACTTGGCGGTACGGCTCGAGGGCCTCGAGGCCGGGGCTTTGCGCTCGGCTGCCGACGATCTGTTGGACAAGCACCGCGCCGACGTGGTGGCGGTGGGTTCGGGGCAGCACCTGGTCATCAAGCTTTCCAAGGAGGCCCAGGCCAAGGGGCTCGAGGCCGGGGCGGTGATGCAGCGGCTTACCGAGGCGGCGGGCGGGCGCGGGGGCGGCAAAGGGGCCTTGGCCCAGGGGGGCGGCTTCGACCTCGAGCGGGCTTTTGCCGCGCTGGAAGGGGCCCTGCGCTCACGCTGAAGGGATGGGCCTTCAGCCTTGGCTCAGGTGAGTAGCCTAGGATGGGTAAGTAATGAAAGTAGCCGCTTTGGACGTAGGCGAGGCCCGCATCGGCCTGGCGGTGGGGGAGGTGGGCTCGCCCTGGGCTTTTGGGCGGGGTTACTTGGTGCGCCGGACTCCGCAGGCCGACCTGCAAGCGTTACGGGAGTTCGCTTCGGGAGAGGGGGTGGACAAGTTCATCGTGGGCCTTCCTCTTCGCACCGATGGGAGTCCCAGCGCCCAGGCCGCTCGGGTGCTCGAGCTGGTGAGGGCCTTGCGGGAAGCTGGGCTCGAGGTCGAGACCCTCGACGAGCGCTTCACCACCCAGCTGGGGGCCCGGCGGCTGGAGGCGGCGCCCCGGCGGGTGCGGCAGGAGAAGGGTAAGCTGGACGAAGCCGCTGCGGTGGCCTTGCTGGAGGGCTACCTCTGCTTGCGGCGGGACGCCGTGAAGGGAGCGGGGTAGGGGTTGAATCCGGAAAAGCCTATGCCCGAGGGCCTCTCCTCACCCGAGCGCGAGGGCCGCCGCAGCCCCTGGCTGAGGTGGGGGGTATCGCTTCTGTTTAGCCTGCTGGCCGGGGTCTTGGGGTATCTGCTGTGGCTGTCGGGGCCAACCGGGGTGCAGGCCCAGGTGCGGCTCGAGCGGGGCCAGGGGGCGCTGGCGGTGGGCCGCACTCTGGAGCGGGCCGGGCTGGTGCGCTCGGGGCAGCTCTTTGCGATATACCTGCGGGCCTCGGGGCGGGATAGGCTGCTCAAGCCGGGGGTATACCGGCTCGAGGGGGAGGGGATGCGGCGGCTGGCGATCGCCCTCACCGAGGAGGCCCAGCCCCTCACCGTGCGCCTGACCTTTCCCGAGGGCTGGCGCATGCACCAGATGGCCCAGCGGCTCAGCCAACACGGCCTGCCAGGAGAAAAATTCCTCGAACTGGCCGAACACCCGCCCGCCGATCTGCGGCCCAGCTATGTGCAAAGCCCCACCCTCGAGGGCTTTTTGTTCCCCGCCACCTATACCTTCCCCCTCGACGCCACCGCCCGGGAGATCATCCAGGCCATGCTGGCGCGTTTCGAGCAGGAGCTAACCCCCGAGGTACGAAGCCGCTTGGCCCAGGAGAAGCTCAGCGTGCAGCAGTGGGTCACGCTGGCTTCCATCGTTCAGGCCGAGGCCGCCCACCCCCAGGAGAAGCCGCTGATCGCGGGGATCTTCCTCAACCGCTTGGAGGCCGGAATGCCCCTACAGGCCGATCCCACCGTGGCGTACGGCTTGGGTAAGGCCCTCCCCGAGCTCTCCCGGCCAGCCGGGGACTTTGAGAGCGACACCCCCTACAACACCTACCGGGTGGCCGGTTTGCCGCCCGGGGCCATCGGCAACCCTGGCTCCGAGGCCTTGCGGGCGGTGCTCGAGCCCCAGCGCACCGACGGTCAGGGGAGGGCGCTATTCTATTTCTTTCATAGCCGCCAGGGCAAGCTCTTTGTCAACCCCGATTTCGCCAGCCACAGCCGGGATCTGGCGCGCTACCGCTAATGGCCTGATCCACGGCGTTTGGCGCCTTGCGTACGACGTATGCCGTGTAATTTGCACACAATTATTGGGGCGAGCACGGGTAGTATAGGGCGGGTATGGAGTTGATCTTCGAAGTCCGCGATGCCGAGGGGGGGTTCGCCGCCCGCGCGATCGGTGAGGAAAGCATCGCCACCCACGGCCAGACCTGGGAGGAGCTTAAAGCTAATGTGCTCGAGGCCGTGCGCAACTACTTTGGCCCGGGCATGACTCCCCGCCGTGTGCAGCTGCACTACGTCCGCGACGAACTGGTGCTCGTCTAAGCGCCTTTTCTCGCCGCTGGCCGTGCGGGACTTTGCCGGAAGCGCCCGGGGCTGGGCGAGGGCGATCTACCGCGCTTGGCGTTTTGGGCGTGAGGGCCGCAAAGGCCCCGCATGCCTTACCTGAGGGCCTCGAGCCCCTTTCCGGGTCGATACCGCAGCCTCCGGGCCAGGCGCTTGGGGGCGCCCGGATGGTTCTGCGTCTTATCCACCCAGTACAGCTCGTAAGTGATGGCTTCCGGCGTGGCCTCGAGGATGGCATACCCGTTGATATCGCCGTCAAAGAAGTGCAGGTGCGGGTTGGCCTGTTCCAAGAGGGCGTTGCCAGGCCAGAAGGCCAGGCGCCGCAGGGTCTCGGCGGGGCCGGGGCTGGTCAGGGAGGGGGCCATGAACTCGGCCCCTAGCCAGGGTTCGCCGGGTTGGAACGTGAGGGAGACCTGCGCGGCCAGGGCGGAGTGAAGATCGCCGCTCAGCACCACCAGGTTGTCCACCCCGGCTCGAGCCCAGGCCTGCAGCAGGGCCTGGCGCTCGGCAGCGTACCCATCCCAGCCATCGGTGTTGAGGGTGAGGTCGCCCGAGCGCAGCGGGGAGAACATCACCGCGCTGGCCAGGCCCCGCCACTTTGCTGAGCTACGGGTGAGGTTTTCCCTGAGCCAGCGGTACTGCTCGGCCCCCAGCATGGTCTGGGTGGGGCGGGTCTGGGCCGAGCAGGTGGCGAACTGCCGCTGGCCGAAGCCCCCCTCGCCGCAGGGATGGGGCGAGCGGTAGCTGCGGGTATCGGTCACGAACAGCTCGAGCAGATCGCCAAAGGCTAGCTTGCGGTACTGGCTGATCTGGCGGTGAGGCTCGCTGGCCGTAGGGTCGTAGACCACCCGCGCCGGGACGTACTCGCTCCAGGCTTGGTTGGCCTCGAGCCGGAGCTTCCTGAGGCGTTCGGGCTGGTTCTTGAAGGGGTGATCGGGGGCTCCGGGCGCGTCGGTGGCGGGGTCCCAGTAGGTGTCGTTGGCGAACTCGTGGTCGTCCCACAAGAAGACCCAAGGGTGGGCGGCCAGGGCTTGTTGCAAAAAGGGGTCGCTGCGGTAGGTGCGGTACAGGGCGCGGTAATCGGCCAGGTTTACGGCCAGATAGCTCCCGCTCGGCAGGCTAAAGGCCCGCCCCGCAAACCGCTCGCGGCGGTAGCGGGGGTCACCGGAGTACTCGTAGATGAAGTCTCCCAGGTGGAGGATCGCGTCGAGATCCTCTCGGGCCAGGTGGGCGAGGGCTCCGTAGTAGCCGCTCCCGAACTCCTGGCAGGTGACGAGGCCCAGGCGCAGACGCTCGGGCATGGTGCCGGGTGGGGGCAGGGTGCGGGTACGCCCGATGGGGCTGGCCACGCCGCGGTAGATGAAGCGGTAAAAGTAGCCCCTTCCCGGCTCGAGCTGGCCATCCAGGTCGGCCCGCACGGTGTAGTCGCTCTCGGGACCGAAGCCGGTTTCGATCAGGCCCCCTTGGGGTTCGAGAAAATCCGCCGATTCACAAGCTTCGACCGCGATGGGCTCACCGGGCTGGAAGGCTTCCGGGGCGACCCGCGTCCACAGCACCACCCCGTCCGGGCTTGGATCGCCGGAGGCTACGCCGAGGGGGAAAACCGCCTGGGGCTCGAGCGGGGCCTGCCCCCGCGGCAGCCCCGCCAACCCCAGGCCCAAGCCGAGCAGCTTGCGACGGCTGAGCCGGACCTGCATCGATCGCTGGGTCAGTGGCTACGGATCACCAGCACGGGCTTTTCCGAGCGGTGCAACACCCCTTCGGTCACCGAGCCTAAGAGGAGCCGGTCGATGCCGCTGCGCCCGTGGGTGCCCATTACAATCAGGTCGTGGCTTTTGGCTTCGCTCAGGATGGCGTCTATGGGTTTGCCCTCGCGCAGCTTGCTCTGGGCGCTCACCCCAGCCCGGGCCGCCATTTGCAGGGCTGCTTCCAGGGCTTCGTTCCCGGCTTTTTTGAGGTCTTCGATCAGCTCGAGGCCATACGGCACCGCCTCGGGGCTGATCCAGAGGGTGCGGGTGGGGTCTTCCACCACGTACACGAAGGTCACCTGGGCGCCTAGGGTTTTGGCCAGCTCGAGCCCCTGCTCGATGGCCTTGGTGCTACAGCTGCTGCCATCGGTGGGCATCAGGATTTTGCCGTACATACACCACCTCAATCCTAGTGTAGTCCTGAAACGCAAGGACAATCTACCCTGAAGGTGCCCGTCGTACGGACCCACCGGCCGAAGACCGGGTACACTGAGCTGCAGGCCCACCGTACCGTCAGGACGGGCACCGGTTGAGGGCAACCCCATGGGCGCGGACTGGCTTTGGAATACGGAGAGGATATGTTGATTTACGGACGCAATCCAGTGCTCGAGGCGATCAAGGAGGGTCAGGCGGTGCGGGTCTGGGTCGCCAAAGGCGTGGAGCACTGGCTGATCCGTGAGCTCGAGCGGCTAGGGGCAGATTACGAGCTGCTCCCCCGCATCGAGCTCGATCAGAGGGTGCGCACCACCCAGCACCAGGGCTTGGTGGCCGAGGTGGCCGAACTCAAATTCTCGCACCCCGAGGCCCCTTTCCGCCTGGCCGAGGAGCGTGGAGAAGAGATCTTGCTGGTGTTGCTGGACGGGGTGACCGACCCCCGCAACTACGGGGCCATCATCCGGACGGCCTTGGCCCTGGGAGCTCACGGGGTCGTCACGGAGGAACGCCGCAGCGCCCCGCTCTCGCCGTTGGTGCTCAAGGCCTCGGCGGGGATGGCCCACAAGCTACCCTTGGTACAGATCAAGAATCTGCCGCGTTACATGGAGGAGCTCAAGGAACGCGGGGTGTGGATCTACGGGGCCAGCGGCAGAGGACAAAAAGACCTGGCCGGGCTCGACTATAAACGCCCCTTAGCCATCGTGATCGGTTCGGAGGGAGAAGGGATGCGCCGGTTGGTCCAGCAGCGCTGTGACGAGACCGCACGCATCCCTCTTTCCCCTGGGGCCGAGTCGCTGAACGCGAGCGTTGCCCTGGCGATTTTCCTTTACCAGGCGAGGCTGGGGCGGGTACACTGACCGCTTAGAGGCTGGACTGCGCTGCACTGAGGCCAGATGGCAAAACCGTCCTTACCTCCCGCCGATTCGACCCGCCTGATCGGGGCGGAGCGTTACGCTTTGCTGGGCACCTTCCCCCGCCCCTTCGCGGAGGGGATCCGGGTGCGCCTCGAGGGCCGCAAGATCCCGGTTTTCCTGGAGACCCCCTTCACCTACTTTGGCCTGCCTGAGGCCTATATCGGTACCTATACCGGAGATGTGGCGCTGTGGATCCCCCAGCGCCTCTACGACGAGGCGTTGATGATTCTCGAGCGCGACCAGTAAGCGGCCGATTTTCCCCGGGAGAGAGCCTTTAGCGCCCAATGCCCCAACAATCGAGCCACCGGTGCACTAGCCCCTGGGCGTTTTGCGGTATAACCCTCTTATGAGCGTCGTAGGGATTGACCTGGGCGGGACCAAGATTGCG encodes:
- a CDS encoding ABC transporter permease; the protein is MEVLALVYRNLRARPVRSILTLLGIVVSTASMVLFLSFGEGLRRALSSELSSVGPAILVLPEGVEAFSPGYPELGPDTVRKLEGLAGELGIVRAIPYVVLTRGGFDPQSTFIFQGLPDGVSPKTLYPHLTVRQGALTPSPRGAVVGSRIAERNRLTLGKTLRLSPRVSLRVEGILQPVGGLSDNVIYVPASAVRAALDTPNYTAIALSLHEGSKAEEVAKAIQERIPGVSAQTTGDVLRFAERAVRISDLVRFGISLVALVVGGLLVANTVMMSVYERIREFGLMRALGAKRGFIFGLVLLEALWLGLAGGLVGLGLGGLASAAVNWYTVREVGLALSAVTFRLALFAMLVAVVLGLLAGFLPARTASRIPVVEALGRI
- a CDS encoding Uma2 family endonuclease, which codes for MVTLEHQIVAPQKKRWTVDELLAMEKAGLLDPEKRIELLDGEVYEMPPTSEGHASSVDWLVRLFLKQFDERAVVRSQNPIRLDDEDLPLPDLALLEWKEDFYRQGHPRPENVYLVVEVSDATLWFDRSSKLKRYAKAGLREVWIVNLKDRQTEVFRDPSGEEYLTRFVVKPGESVAPLAFPDDPIPPL
- a CDS encoding IMP dehydrogenase; amino-acid sequence: MDTTALDQLSHQALEQAQTAIASYPFPRLETYYTFADKSIIPTFLTRPISRSQVNTRQLFYTLRGPQEIFPAFGASMSMMRSRFARDVWDGGNGGIHILPRVGLSDIERIQDVKASAPALVGAALGIHEDEAFLHELFQQPNLAFASIDIAHGANAAVLPVLAKIRSQGVESGIILGNVGSIEGFAYAYWLMKLSGFKHFAIKVGVGPGSVCTTRINTGVGVGQLSLLEEIYRFRNHAGYTDAQIIADGGVNASGDFVKALAYSEGVMMGKFFASGSFEDEVLIKKDGHLEGVLLFGMASSLVTEKRNYIEGSSQTLRAFHKDAREAVSRLREGLQSAMTYVNATNLNEFRGNVRFALNSAAAITEAGVH
- a CDS encoding ABC transporter ATP-binding protein, translating into MLEAVQLHKRYHQGEIDVVAVDHFSFRFPTGLTAIVGPSGSGKTTLLNLLAGFDVPTEGGVRLDGTVLSRLSEDARSEVRLKHMGFVFQQWNLVPTLTAWENVAFPMMLAGIPQRERKSRAAALLASVGLERRAHHLPNKLSGGEQQRVAIARALALNPPILFADEPTGNLDSGSGTKVVELLSAQARQGRTVILVTHDLELARKAERVLYLRDGRLIQVEETRPNPEIPGRAG
- the ruvX gene encoding Holliday junction resolvase RuvX, which encodes MKVAALDVGEARIGLAVGEVGSPWAFGRGYLVRRTPQADLQALREFASGEGVDKFIVGLPLRTDGSPSAQAARVLELVRALREAGLEVETLDERFTTQLGARRLEAAPRRVRQEKGKLDEAAAVALLEGYLCLRRDAVKGAG
- the rbsK gene encoding ribokinase, encoding MPDIIVVGSINMDLVVHLERHPLPGETLLGSDYQTFPGGKGANQAVAAARAGGSVRMVGCLGSDGFGAQLLEGLAQDGIDTRWIKRMEGPSGVAFIAVNAQGQNSIIVAPGSNYRLLPEDLNAEAFQGAKVVLLQLEVPLPTALEAARRGREAGAQVILNAAPARNLTADELRDVNLLVVNEFEAGVVLGRKAPEGLEGALAAAQGLCQRVSSAVITLGAEGCVWADSSGQGYVPAFPVQPVDTTAAGDAFVGMLASRLAKGEALAPALRWASAAGALATTQEGAQPSLPTEAEVASFLAAHSSP
- the alaS gene encoding alanine--tRNA ligase, with translation MTTAEIREKYLQFFQSKGHLRLPSFSVIPQDDPSLLFINAGMTPLKPYFLGKTPIFHTPEGEKVSYRVTTCQKCVRTGDIENVGRTNRHQTVFEMLGNFSFGDYFKKEAILWAWEFLTDKRWLGLEPERIYVTIYEEDDEAFEYWTQDVGLPPERLHRFGADENFWPADAPSKGPNGPCGPCSEIYYDRGPEFGADTWADYYQTRESNRFVEIWNLVFPQYDRKDGGVLEPLPKPNIDTGMGLARVAMVLQGVTDFYETDEFQPLIGRVVELSGVSYEGPASVAHRVIAEHARAVSFILSDGVTFSNTGRGYVVRRLLRRAVRYGYLLGLREAFMYKLAETVAEVMGGVYPELRENLESVQRQIRLEEERFFETLEQGVERLDALLSGLEPGDTLSGEEAFRLYDTYGFPLDLTLEIADERGVKVDTEGFERALEQAQELARQRAAFDKDVFKRPNEALLALAKDYGGTVFVGYERTEETAQVKLLLAGNQSLDEAPAGTEVQVVLDRTPFYAEGGGQVGDSGVLEWAGGWAKVSTTQKNPDGIYLHLAKVEEGTLKAGTTVRALVDPHRRDTEKNHTATHLLHAALRAVLGGHVRQAGSYVGPDRLRFDFTHPEPVSPRELARIELLVNRWIQADFPVSYTYKPLEEAKREGAMALFGEKYADVVRVVAVEGTVDNISSKELCGGCHVRRTGEIGVFVIRFEEAVSAGVRRIEALTGTGAVQYVRENLGLLQGLAREFGVNPEGLPERLGKLQSEIKAREKEIERLRRELARAQLGGGAASALKEAGGYKYLAVRLEGLEAGALRSAADDLLDKHRADVVAVGSGQHLVIKLSKEAQAKGLEAGAVMQRLTEAAGGRGGGKGALAQGGGFDLERAFAALEGALRSR